In a single window of the Stegostoma tigrinum isolate sSteTig4 chromosome 49, sSteTig4.hap1, whole genome shotgun sequence genome:
- the LOC125450039 gene encoding tubulin alpha-1C chain-like isoform X2, translating into MRECLSLHVGQAGVQIGNACWELYCLEHGIQPDGQMPSDKTIGGGDDSFNTFFSETGAGKHVPRAVFIDLEPTVIDEIRTGTYRQLFHPEQLISGKEDAANNYARGHCSVGKEIVDLVLDRVRKVADLCTGLQGFLIFHSFGGGTGSGFTSLLMERLSVDYGKKSKLEFSIYPAPQISTAVVEPYNSVLVTHCTLEHSDCAFMVDNEAIYDVCRRNLDIERPTYTNLNRLIAQVVSSITASLRFDGALDVDLTEFQTNLVPYPRIHFPLATFAPLISAEKAYHEQLSVAEITNACFEPANQMVKCDPRQGKYMACCMLYRGDVVPKDVNAAIATIKTKRSIAFVDWCPTGFKVGINYQPPTVVPGGDLAKVQRALCMLSNTTAISLAWTRLNLKFDKMYAKRAFVHWYVGEGLEEGELQDAREDMASLEKDYEEVGVDSASLDRKGEEEE; encoded by the exons ATG CGTGAGTGCCTTTCACTTCACGTTGGCCAGGCCGGTGTGCAGATCGGCAATGCCTGCTGGGAGCTGTATTGCCTGGAGCATGGCATCCAGCCGGATGGACAGATGCCCAGTGACAAGACCATCGGAGGAGGGGACGACTCCTTCAACACCTTCTTCAGTGAGACTGGGGCAGGCAAACACGTTCCCCGAGCGGTCTTCATCGATCTGGAACCCACTGTGATCG ATGAGATCCGCACCGGCACCTACCGACAGCTCTTTCACCCTGAGCAGCTCATCAGTGGCAAGGAGGACGCAGCGAACAACTACGCCCGGGGCCACTGCTCCGTCGGCAAAGAGATTGTGGATCTGGTCTTGGATCGCGTCCGGAAGGTG GCTGATCTGTGCACAGGGCTGCAGGGATTCCTCATCTTCCACAGTTTCGGGGGTGGCACCGGTTCAGGTTTCACTTCCCTCCTGATGGAGAGACTCTCTGTTGACTACGGCAAGAAATCCAAGCTGGAGTTCTCCATCTACCCCGCTCCCCAGATCTCCACCGCGGTGGTTGAGCCATACAACTCAGTGCTTGTCACCCACTGCACCCTCGAGCACTCCGACTGTGCCTTCATGGTGGACAATGAAGCCATTTATGATGTTTGTCGACGAAACCTCGACATTGAGCGACCAACCTACACCAACCTCAACCGTCTCATTGCACAGGTGGTGTCGTCCATCACGGCATCACTCCGGTTTGACGGTGCCCTCGATGTGGACCTGACAGAGTTCCAGACCAACCTGGTCCCCTATCCCCGCATTCACTTCCCTTTGGCAACCTTCGCCCCTCTTATTTCTGCTGAGAAGGCTTACCATGAGCAACTCTCAGTGGCTGAGATCACCAACGCCTGCTTTGAACCAGCCAACCAGATGGTGAAGTGTGACCCCCGCCAGGGCAAGTACATGGCGTGCTGCATGCTGTACCGAGGAGATGTGGTGCCCAAGGACGTCAACGCTGCCATCGCCACCATCAAGACCAAGCGCTCAATCGCATTTGTTGACTGGTGCCCAACTGGGTTCAAG gTTGGCATCAACTACCAGCCCCCGACAGTGGTACCAGGCGGTGACCTGGCGAAGGTGCAGCGGGCCCTCTGTATGCTGAGCAACACCACCGCCATTTCCTTGGCCTGGACCCGCCTGAACCTCAAATTTGACAAGATGTATGCCAAGCGAGCCTTTGTCCACTGGTACGTGGGAGAGGGTCTGGAGGAAGGGGAGTTACAGGATGCACGGGAAGACATGGCCTCACTCGAGAAGGATTACGAGGAGGTGGGGGTCGACTCTGCTTCGCTGGACAGGAAAGGCGAGGAGGAAGAATAA
- the LOC125450039 gene encoding tubulin alpha-1C chain-like isoform X3 encodes MPSDKTIGGGDDSFNTFFSETGAGKHVPRAVFIDLEPTVIDEIRTGTYRQLFHPEQLISGKEDAANNYARGHCSVGKEIVDLVLDRVRKVADLCTGLQGFLIFHSFGGGTGSGFTSLLMERLSVDYGKKSKLEFSIYPAPQISTAVVEPYNSVLVTHCTLEHSDCAFMVDNEAIYDVCRRNLDIERPTYTNLNRLIAQVVSSITASLRFDGALDVDLTEFQTNLVPYPRIHFPLATFAPLISAEKAYHEQLSVAEITNACFEPANQMVKCDPRQGKYMACCMLYRGDVVPKDVNAAIATIKTKRSIAFVDWCPTGFKVGINYQPPTVVPGGDLAKVQRALCMLSNTTAISLAWTRLNLKFDKMYAKRAFVHWYVGEGLEEGELQDAREDMASLEKDYEEVGVDSASLDRKGEEEE; translated from the exons ATGCCCAGTGACAAGACCATCGGAGGAGGGGACGACTCCTTCAACACCTTCTTCAGTGAGACTGGGGCAGGCAAACACGTTCCCCGAGCGGTCTTCATCGATCTGGAACCCACTGTGATCG ATGAGATCCGCACCGGCACCTACCGACAGCTCTTTCACCCTGAGCAGCTCATCAGTGGCAAGGAGGACGCAGCGAACAACTACGCCCGGGGCCACTGCTCCGTCGGCAAAGAGATTGTGGATCTGGTCTTGGATCGCGTCCGGAAGGTG GCTGATCTGTGCACAGGGCTGCAGGGATTCCTCATCTTCCACAGTTTCGGGGGTGGCACCGGTTCAGGTTTCACTTCCCTCCTGATGGAGAGACTCTCTGTTGACTACGGCAAGAAATCCAAGCTGGAGTTCTCCATCTACCCCGCTCCCCAGATCTCCACCGCGGTGGTTGAGCCATACAACTCAGTGCTTGTCACCCACTGCACCCTCGAGCACTCCGACTGTGCCTTCATGGTGGACAATGAAGCCATTTATGATGTTTGTCGACGAAACCTCGACATTGAGCGACCAACCTACACCAACCTCAACCGTCTCATTGCACAGGTGGTGTCGTCCATCACGGCATCACTCCGGTTTGACGGTGCCCTCGATGTGGACCTGACAGAGTTCCAGACCAACCTGGTCCCCTATCCCCGCATTCACTTCCCTTTGGCAACCTTCGCCCCTCTTATTTCTGCTGAGAAGGCTTACCATGAGCAACTCTCAGTGGCTGAGATCACCAACGCCTGCTTTGAACCAGCCAACCAGATGGTGAAGTGTGACCCCCGCCAGGGCAAGTACATGGCGTGCTGCATGCTGTACCGAGGAGATGTGGTGCCCAAGGACGTCAACGCTGCCATCGCCACCATCAAGACCAAGCGCTCAATCGCATTTGTTGACTGGTGCCCAACTGGGTTCAAG gTTGGCATCAACTACCAGCCCCCGACAGTGGTACCAGGCGGTGACCTGGCGAAGGTGCAGCGGGCCCTCTGTATGCTGAGCAACACCACCGCCATTTCCTTGGCCTGGACCCGCCTGAACCTCAAATTTGACAAGATGTATGCCAAGCGAGCCTTTGTCCACTGGTACGTGGGAGAGGGTCTGGAGGAAGGGGAGTTACAGGATGCACGGGAAGACATGGCCTCACTCGAGAAGGATTACGAGGAGGTGGGGGTCGACTCTGCTTCGCTGGACAGGAAAGGCGAGGAGGAAGAATAA